In the Bicyclus anynana chromosome 6, ilBicAnyn1.1, whole genome shotgun sequence genome, one interval contains:
- the LOC112053944 gene encoding ER membrane protein complex subunit 10, whose translation MKYFCLIFVCLFKNLVCLDYDGWLNIKLEHNINCKNEKFCSRGNISLKSIRAGTAIISQISFTKDHIDELKEIADLDGLYSVRSLVTSADSKETEFLSSVKAKLFLENRLSDVISSWILPNGEVIAVTFQVNNLSQNQSLQYHKGEYPINSNFYVRHVDLAPVPDTASYIQKLDREREAREKGDLKDNRSFLAKYWMYIVPIAIFVMISGVTNPEPAPQASR comes from the exons atgaagtATTTCTGCCTAATATTCGTatgtttattcaaaaatttG gtttGCCTTGACTACGATGGATGGTTGAACATTAAACTGGAGCATAACATAAATTGCAAAAATGAGAAATTTTGCTCACGCGGTAATATATCTCTAAAAAGCATAAGGGCAGGAACAGCTATTATAAGTCAAATTTCCTTTACTAAAGATCATATAGACGAACTCAAG gaaattgCTGATTTAGATGGGTTGTATTCAGTTAGAAGTCTAGTAACATCTGCTGATAGTAAAGAAACAGAGTTTCTATCATCTGTAAAAGCAAAATTATTCTTGGAAAATAGACTGTCAGATGTTATAAGTTCATGGATATTGCCAAATGGGGAAGTAATTGCAGTGACTTTCCAAGTTAATAATTTATCCCAAAATCAAAGCTTGCAGTACCACAAAGGAGAGTATCCCATTAATTCAAATTTCTATGTTCGTCATGTGGATCTCGCTCCTGT CCCGGACACTGCTTCCTATATACAGAAGTTGGATAGGGAGAGAGAGGCAAGAGAAAAGGGTGATTTAAAAGACAATAGATCCTTTTTAGCTAAATAT TGGATGTACATTGTGCCCATAGCTATTTTTGTTATGATATCTGGTGTGACCAATCCCGAACCTGCACCTCAAGCATCaagataa
- the LOC112053943 gene encoding DEAD-box helicase Dbp80 yields the protein MTKQWGQKAEELEISNKIAGLGVSKNGPNQTSDSEEAADAANPAETSLLMKIIRQGLVESKLDIEVQRKNPSSPLYSVKTFEALHLKPNLLKGVYAMGFNAPSKIQETALPTLLADPPQNMIAQSQSGTGKTAAFVLAMLSRIDPTKNYPQVLCLSPTYELAIQTGEVAAKMAKFCPEIKLKYAVRGEELPKGTKITDHILIGTPGKLLDWGIKFCMFDLSKIKVFVLDEADVMIDRQGHQDQCIRIHKCLPSTCQMMFFSATYDSALMEFAEIIVPNPIIIRLLREEESLDNIKQYYVKCKSPEDKYKAICNIYGVITIGQAIIFCHTRKTASWLSEKMSKDGHSVAVLSGELTVDQRIAVLDRFRAGLEKVLITTNVLSRGIDVEQVTLVVNFDMPMDLDKKADCETYLHRIGRTGRFGKAGIAINLIDSNQAMEICLDIEAHFGKKIKLLDIEDAEEIEKIGA from the coding sequence ATGACAAAACAATGGGGTCAAAAAGCCGAAGAATTGGAGATTTCGAACAAAATAGCTGGTTTGGGGGTGTCAAAAAATGGACCGAATCAAACGTCAGATTCTGAAGAAGCTGCAGATGCAGCTAACCCAGCTGAGACTTcgttattaatgaaaataatccGACAAGGACTTGTTGAATCTAAGTTAGACATTGAAGTTCAAAGGAAAAACCCCAGTTCTCCATTATACTCTGTTAAAACTTTTGAAGCCCTACACTTAAAGCCAAACTTGCTAAAAGGTGTATATGCAATGGGCTTTAATGCTCCGTCGAAAATACAGGAAACAGCATTACCTACACTATTAGCAGATCCGCCACAGAATATGATTGCTCAGTCTCAGTCTGGTACTGGTAAAACAGCTGCTTTTGTTTTAGCAATGTTGAGTAGAATTGATCCCACTAAAAATTACCCACAAGTTCTGTGCCTCAGCCCAACATATGAACTTGCCATACAAACTGGAGAAGTGGCAGCCAAAATGGCTAAGTTCTGtccagaaataaaattaaagtatgcAGTGCGAGGAGAAGAATTGCCTAAAGGAACTAAAATCACTGATCACATCCTTATTGGGACCCCTGGCAAGTTGCTCGACTGGGGTATTAAGTTTTGCATGTTTGATTTGAGCAAAATCAAAGTATTTGTCTTAGATGAAGCTGATGTAATGATTGACCGGCAAGGTCACCAAGACCAATGTATTCGCATCCATAAATGCTTACCTTCTACATGTCAAATGATGTTCTTCTCTGCTACGTATGACAGTGCTCTTATGGAATTTGCAGAAATTATTGTACCCAATCCTATTATAATTAGATTACTCAGAGAAGAAGAATCTTTGGataacataaaacaatattatgtgAAGTGCAAAAGTCCCGAAGATAAATATAAAGCTATCTGCAATATTTATGGAGTTATAACAATTGGCCAGGCAATCATATTTTGTCACACTCGAAAAACAGCCAGTTGGTTATCagaaaaaatgtcaaaagatGGACACTCTGTAGCTGTACTCTCTGGTGAATTGACCGTTGACCAGAGAATAGCAGTTCTAGACAGATTTCGAGCTGGCCTTGAAAAGGTGTTAATAACAACCAATGTATTGTCCAGAGGAATTGATGTTGAACAAGTCACTTTGGTAGTTAACTTTGACATGCCAATGGATCTAGATAAGAAAGCTGATTGTGAAACATATTTGCACAGGATTGGGCGTACAGGAAGATTTGGCAAAGCGGGCATAGCTATAAATTTAATTGATTCTAATCAAGCAATGGAAATTTGCTTAGATATTGAAGCAcattttggtaaaaaaattaaattgttagaCATAGAAGATGCCGAGGAAATTGAGAAGATTGGTGcttaa